The sequence GGGTGAGGACGGTTTCACCATGACGGGTGTCAGCCCCATGCAGGCGATCAGCCGCACGCCGGAAAACCTCGCTTCGCAACTCTTGAACCGTAACCATCAATATCCTGACGGCGCCGTCTTTTTCCTTGGCACGATGTTCGCGCCGGTAAAGGACCGCCATGGCCCAGGCCTCGGTTTCACCCATGCCAAGGGTGACCGTGTCGAAATCTCCACGCCCAAGCTCGGCAAGCTGATCAACTGGGTCACGACGACCGACGAATGCCCGGAATGGACATTCGGCACCGCGGCCCTGATGCGCAACCTGGCGAAACGAGGGCTACTCTAGATATTTCTTCGGGAGGGGAAAATGCAAAAGACCATCAATCTCTTTTACCGGATTCTCGAAATCATTCTCGTCCTGCTGCTCGCCGGCATGTCGATCATGGTTTTCGTCAACGTCGTCATGCGTTACACGATGAATTCCGGCATCAACGTCTCGGAAGAACTGTCGCGCTATTTCTTCGTCTGGCTGACCTTCATCGGCGCCGTGCTGACATTTCGTGAGAACAGCCACATGGGCATCGAAACGCTCGTGATGTTTCTCTCCCGCCGTGCCCGTATCGTCTGCATGATCGCGTCGAACATCATCATTCTCGCCTGTTCCGCCATCTTCTTCTGGGGAACCTGGAAGCAGTCCGGCATCAATGCCAGCATGCATGCGCCCGTCACCAAACTGTCGATGATCTGGGTCTACGGCATCGGCATGTTCACCGGTGGCCTGATGTTCATCATCGCACTGGAACGCCTGTACCGTCTTTTGACGGGCCGCGTCACGGAAGACGAAATCGCCCAGTTCGCGGGCGAGAACCTGACGATCGAACAGCTTTCGGAGCGCTGATACCATGACACTTCTCGTTTTTGTCGGCTCTCTCCTGGGAGCCATGGCGATTGGCGTTCCCGTCGCTTTCTCGCTGATGTTCTGCGGCGTCGTGCTCATGTGGTACATGGGCATGTTCAACACCGCCATCATCGCCCAGAACATGATTTCGGGCGCGGACACCTTCACGCTGCTCGCCATCCCCTTCTTCATTCTGGCCGGTGAACTGATGAATTCCGGCGGCCTTTCCCGCCGCATCATCGACTTTGCAATTGCGCTGGTCGGCCATATCCGTGGCGGCCTCGGCATTGTGGCCATCGTCGCGGCCATCATCATGGCCAGCATCTCCGGTTCGGCAGCAGCCGACACCGCAGCTCTTGCCGCAATTCTCATCCCGATGATGGCCAAGGCCGGTTACAATATTCCGCGTTCCGGCGGCCTCATCGCCGCAGGCGGCATCATCGCCCCCGTTATTCCGCCGTCGATGGCCTTCATCGTTTTCGGCGTCGCCGCCAACGTCTCGATCACCCAGCTTTTCCTTGCGGGTATCGTTCCCGGCATCCTGATGGGTGCGTCGCTCATCATCGCCTGGCTCATCGTGGTCCGTAAGGATAACGTCAAGCCGCTGCCGAAGACCTCCGCCAAGGAACGTCTGACCGCCACTGCCCGCGCCGGCTGGGCGCTCGGCATGCCTGTCATCATTCTCGGCGGCATCAAGGCAGGCATCATGACGCCGACGGAAGCTGCCGTCGTTGCGGCTGTCTACGCGCTTTTCGTCGGTATGGTGATCTACCGCGAACTGAAGCCAGCGGATCTGTTCCATGTGCTTCTGCGCGCCGCCAAGAGCACGTCCATCATCATGTTCCTGGTTTGCGCGGCGCTCGTCTCCGCATGGCTCATCACGGCTGCGAACATCCCGAACGAAGTCGCAGGCTATATCGAGCCGCTGATCGACCGCCCCATGCTTCTCATGGCCGCCATGATGGTTCTGGTTTTCATCGTCGGAACCGCGCTCGACCTGACGCCGACCATCCTGATCCTGACCCCTGTTCTGATGCCTATCGTCAAGCAGGCGGGCATCGACCCGGTCTATTTCGGCGTTCTCTTCATCATCAACAACGCCATCGGCCTGATCACCCCTCCGGTCGGTGTGGTTCTCAACGTCGTCAGCGGCGTCGGCCGCATCCCGCTCGGCAAGGTCACGATCGGTGTCTGGCCGTTCCTCGTTGCCGAAACCATCGTTCTGGCGCTGCTCGTGATTTTCCCGGACATCGTCCTCGTACCGCTGCAGTATCTTCGTTAATCCGCAACCGCTTCTCGAACACAATCCAAGGGAGGATATTATGAGAAAGCTTCTTCTGACCACCACGGCCATCGCTTTCGCCGTTGGCGCCGCAGCTCCGGCAATGGCCGAATTCAACAGCCGTAACATCCGCGTTTCGAACGGCATCAACCAGGACCACCCGGTCGGCAACGGCATCCAGGCCATGCAGGCCTGCCTCGATGACAAGTCGGGCGGCAAGCTGAAGCTGACGGCATTCTGGGGCGGCGCTCTCGGCGGTGACCTTCAGGCGACACAGGCCCTGCGCTCCGGCGTTCAGGAAGCCGTCGTGACGTCGTCCTCGCCGCTCGTTGGTCTCATCCCCTCGCTCGGCGTCTTCGACCTGCCGTTCCTGTTCGCCAACGACAAGGAAGCCGATGCCGTCATGGATGGCGCCTTCGGCGACATGATGAACAAGAAGCTGGAAGAACAGGGCCTGGTAAACCTGGCTTACTGGGAAAACGGCTTCCGCAACCTGTCGAACTCCAAGCACGCCGTCACGAAGTGGGAAGACTTCTCCGGCCTCAAGGTTCGCGTGATGCAGAACAACATCTTCCTCGACACCTTCCAGAACCTTGGCGCCAACGCAACGCCGATGGCCTTCGGCGAAGTCTTCTCGGCGCTTGAAACCAACGCGATCGACGCACAGGAAAACCCCTATGTGACGATCGACACCTCGAAATTCTATGAGGTGCAGAAGTACATCACCGAGACGAACCACGCTTACACACCGTTCCTCTTCCTCTTCTCCAAGCCGATCTTCGACAGCTACGCGCCCGAAGAACAGGCTGCCCTGCGTGAATGCGCAATCGTCGGCCGCGATGAAGAGCGCAAGGTCATCCGCGAACTGAACCAGCAGTCGCTGGAGAAGATCAAGGCCGCCGGCCTCGAGGTCAACACGCTGTCTCCGGAAGAGCAGACCCGTATCCGCGAAAAGTCGATGGTCGTTTACGAAAAGCACAAGGCTGAAATCGGCGCCGATGTCGTTGACGCCGTTCTGGCGGACCTGAAGAAGATCCGCGGCCAATAAGCCCATTTAGTAGAAATGAAAAACACCCGGAGGTGCCGCCTCCGGGTGTTTTTGTTTGTGAAGACAACCGACAGAAAAGGCTGCCGAAGCAGCCTTTCCAAAAGATCACGCCGTGCGGTTCTGCCGGTTGGCGATCAGATCTTCGACCACCGCCGGATCGGCGAGCGTCGATGTATCCCCAAGCGCACCGAAATCGTCTTCGGCGATCTTGCGCAGGATGCGCCGCATGATCTTGCCGGAGCGGGTTTTCGGCAGGCCCGGCGCGAACTGGATCTTGTCGGGCGTCGCGACCGGCCCGATCTCGTTGCGCACGTGCTTTACCAGCTCCTCACGCAGCGCATAGTCACCGTTCTGGCCCGCCATCAGCGTGACATAACAATAAATGCCCTGCCCCTTGATGGCATGCGGGTAACCCACCACGGCCGCTTCCGAAACAAGATGATGCGATACCAGTGCCGATTCCACCTCGGCCGTGCCGAGGCGGTGGCCGGAAACGTTCAGCACATCATCGACGCGGCCGGTGATCCAGTAATAACCGTCCTCGTCCCGCCGGCAGCCATCGCCGGTGAAATACTTGCCCTTGTAGGTGGAGAAATACGTATCGACAAAGCGCTGGTGATCCCCATAGACGGAGCGCGACTGACCCGGCCAGCTATCGATGATGCAGAGATTGCCGTCCGCCGGCCCTTCCAGCACATTGCCCTCGGCATCGACAAGCTGCGGCTGCACGCCGAAGAACGGCCTTGTCGCCGAGCCCGGCTTAAGATCGGTCGCCCCCGGCAGCGGCGAGATCAGAATGCCACCGGTTTCCGTCTGCCACCAGGTATCGACGATCGGGCTCTTGTCCTCGCCGACCACATGATAATACCACTCCCAGGCTTCCGGATTGATCGGCTCGCCCACCGTTCCAAGCAGCCGGAGGCTATCGCGCGAGGAGCGCTTGACGAACTGGTCGCCGGCTCCCATCAGCGATCTGAGCGCTGTCGGTGCGGTATAGAAGATATTGACCTTGTGCTTGTCGATGACTTCCCAGAAACGACCCTGATCCGGGAAGTTGGGAACGCCTTCGAACATCAGCGTCGTCGCGCAATTGGCAAGCGGCCCGTAGACGATGTAGGAATGGCCGGTAACCCAGCCGACATCGGCCGTACACCAGAAGACCTCGCCATCCTTGTAGTCGAACACATATTCATGCGTCATCGACGTATAGACGAGGTAACCACCCGTCGTGTGCAGAACGCCCTTCGGCTTGCCGGTGGAACCCGATGTGTAGAGAATGAACAGCGGATCTTCCGCCCGCATCTTCGCCGGCGGGCAATCCGGTTTCACCGTGGCGATTTCCTGATGGTACCAGATATCGCGGCCCGGCGCCCATCCGGTCTTGCCACCGGTGCGGCGCACGACAAGAACCTTGTTGACGATGACATATTGCTTGGCGGCGATGTCGATCGCCTTGTCGGTGTTTTCCTTGAGCGGGATCGGCTTGCCGCCGCGCACGCCTTCATCGCAGGTGATGACGAAGGTTGATTCGCAGTCGACGATACGACCGGCCAGCGCTTCCGGCGAGAAGCCGCCAAAAACGACAGAATGCACGGCGCCGATGCGGGCGCAGGCGAGCATGGCATAAGCCGCCTCGGGTATCATCGGCATGTAGATGGTGACGCGGTCGCCCTTCTTGACGCCGTGCTTCTTCAGCACATTGGCCAGACGGCAGACATAATCATAGAGCTGGTTATAGGTGATCTTCTTGTCGATATACGGGTTATCACCTTCCCAGATGATCGCCGTGCGTTCGCCATGCGTCTTCAGATGCCTGTCGATACAGTTGTAGGAGACGTTGGTCAGGCCATCCTCGAACCACTTGATCGGCACCCTTCCCTTGAAGGACGTGTTCTTGACCTTGGTATAGGGCTTGAACCAGTCAATCCGCCGGCCATGCTTGTCCCAGAACTTTTCCGGATCCTCGACGCTCTCCTGATACCATTTCTGGTAACGCTCATTGTCGATGAGCGTGCGGGCCTTCGCCGATTTGAGCACCGGGTAGATTTTGGCAGACATGAACTCCTCCTGGAACCAGATATGGCTTTTAACGCGACCCGAGACTCCCACCTCAGGCATGTGTTGAATTCATAGCAGTTCAAATCCGCACGGCAATTAGACAAAGGTCATTTGTTTCGCAAAGAATTGCAATTATGATGCAATCCGGTTATAGAGCGCCAATATCCCGGAAATCAGTGGTTGATACCACGCCCGCGACACCGGCGCGGACGGACAGAAGGACTGTATCTATGGCTCAACAATTGCTCATGCCAAAGGCTACGGCTGTATGGCTGGTTGACAACACCGCGCTGTCGTTCGATCAGATCGCCACGTTCTGCAAACTGCATCCGCTCGAAGTCAAGGCGATTGCCGACGGTGAAGCCGCGCAGGGCATCAAGGGTCTCGATCCGATCGCGACGGGACAGCTTTCCCGCGACGAGATCGCCCGCGCCGAAGCCAATCCCAACCACAAGCTCAAGCTTTCCGAACCGAAAGTCCGCGTGCCGGAATCCAAGCGCCGTGGCCCGCGCTACACCCCGGTTTCCAAGCGTCAGGACCGTCCGAACGCCATTCTGTGGCTGGTGCGCAACCATCCGGAACTGAAGGATGCGCAGATTTCGCGTCTCGTCGGCACCACCAAGTCCACCATTGAGCAGATTCGCGACCGCACCCACTGGAACTCGGCCAATCTGACGCCGATGGACCCGGTGACGCTCGGCCTCTGCAGCCAGATCGATCTCGACCTCGAAGTCGAACGCGCATCGCGCGGCCGCCCGCTGCCGACCGCCGAGGAACTCGACAACACGCTGCAGCCGGCAACGGCAACGGAAGGTCTGGAATACAGCTTCCAGCGTGAGGAAGACGAGCAGATCGACGCCGATGCCGTCTTCAAGAAGCTTTCTTCGCTGAAATCCACGCAGAAGGACGAAGACGAGGACGATCAGTACTGATCGCAGCCCTTCGCGAGATTACGAACCCGGCCATCGTGCCGGGTTTTTTGTTGCACAGCTCAGCGTGCGCCGAAAATCGCGGAGCCGACGCGCACGCTTGTTGCGCCAAATTCGACGGCGGTTTCAAAATCACCGGACATGCCCATGGAGAGCTTTTCCAGACCACATTGCTTGGCAAGCTTGGCCAGAAGGGCAAAATGCGGGCCGGGATTTTCTTCCGCCGGCGGAATGCACATGAGCCCTTCGACAGCCAGTTTCAGCTCGTCCCGGCAAAAAGCCACGAAAGCGACCGTTTCACGCGGGTCGATACCCGCTTTCTGCGGCTCGAGCCCGGTATTCACCTGCACGTAAAACCGCAGGCTGCGGCCCTGCCTGGCGCATTCTTCGGCAAGCGCACGCGCGATCTTCTCCCGATCGACGCTCTGCACCACATCGAACAGCGCCACGGCATCCACCGCCTTGTTGGACTGCAGCGGGCCGATCAGATGAAGCTCGAGACCAGACGTCCTCTCTTTCAGCGCCAGCCACTTGCCTTGCGCCTCCTGTACGCGGTTTTCGCCGAACAGGCGCTGACCGGCATCGATGACGGGCTGAATCGCTTCCGCATCGAATGTCTTCGAAACGGCAACGAGGGCGATATCCGTCGCCTTGCGGCCGGATTTTTCCGCAACATCCGCAATGCGCTGCCTGACATCCTCAAGACGTGCTTCGATTTCCATCACAAGACCTTTTTTAAACCGTTCGAACCGCTAACTAGACGCCGATTGCCTTGATGCCAAGCGTCTTTAGCACCATTTGAGACACGCTGGCCAAGATTGAACGCCCGAATGCCCCGCCAAACTTGACGCCCCGGTCGTTTCATGGTGAAGGTCAGCGCAAATTTTTCCCCTCGATACCCGGAATTCTACACAATGGCCATCGAACGTTACAATCCTCGCGACGCCGAGCCGCGCTGGCAGCAGAAATGGAACGAAGACAAGGTTTTCGTCACCGACAACAGCGATCCGCGCGAGAAATATTACGTTCTGGAGATGTTTCCCTATCCGTCGGGACGTATCCATATGGGCCATGTCCGCAACTATGCCATGGGTGACGTCGTCGCGCGCTACAAGCGCGCGCGCGGCTTCAACGTCCTGCACCCGATGGGCTGGGACGCCTTCGGCATGCCGGCGGAAAACGCGGCCATGCAGAACAAGGTCCATCCCAAGGACTGGACCTACCAGAACATCGCCACTATGCGCGGCCAGCTGAAATCCATGGGCCTGTCACTCGACTGGACCCGTGAATTCGCCACCTGCGATGTGGAATATTACCATCGCCAGCAGGCGCTGTTCATCGATTTCATGGAAAAGGGCCTGGTCTACCGCAAGCAGTCCAAGGTCAACTGGGATCCGGTCGACCACACGGTTCTGGCCAATGAGCAGGTGATCGACGGCCGCGGCTGGCGCTCCGGCGCGCTGGTGGAACAGCGCGAACTGACGCAATGGTTCTTCCGTATCACCGATTTCAGCCAGGACCTGCTGGACGAACTGGACGAACTGGACCAGTGGCCGGAAAAAGTGCGCCTGATGCAGAAAAACTGGATCGGCCGCTCCGAAGGCCTGTCCCTGCGCTGGCAGACGGTTGCCGACACGGCGCCGGAAGGTTTCTCCGACATCACCGTCTACACGACGCGCCCGGACACGCTGTTCGGCGCATCCTTCCTGGCGATCGCCGCCGACCACCCGCTGGCAAAGGAACTGTCGGAGAACAACCCCGATATCGCCGAGTTCTGCGACGAATGCCGCCGCCATGGCACCTCTCTGGCAGCGCTGGAAACCGCGGAAAAGAAGGGTATCGATACCGGTGTCAAGGTCGTGCATCCGCTGGACCCCAGCTGGGAACTGCCCGTCTACGTCGCCAATTTCGTATTGATGGATTACGGCACCGGCGCGATCTTCGGCTGCCCTTCGGGTGACCAGCGCGATCTGGATTTCGCCCGCAAATACGGCCTGCCTGTTGTCGCCGTCGTGGCACCGGAAGGTCCCGATGC comes from Rhizobium rhizogenes and encodes:
- a CDS encoding TRAP transporter small permease codes for the protein MQKTINLFYRILEIILVLLLAGMSIMVFVNVVMRYTMNSGINVSEELSRYFFVWLTFIGAVLTFRENSHMGIETLVMFLSRRARIVCMIASNIIILACSAIFFWGTWKQSGINASMHAPVTKLSMIWVYGIGMFTGGLMFIIALERLYRLLTGRVTEDEIAQFAGENLTIEQLSER
- a CDS encoding TRAP transporter large permease, whose product is MTLLVFVGSLLGAMAIGVPVAFSLMFCGVVLMWYMGMFNTAIIAQNMISGADTFTLLAIPFFILAGELMNSGGLSRRIIDFAIALVGHIRGGLGIVAIVAAIIMASISGSAAADTAALAAILIPMMAKAGYNIPRSGGLIAAGGIIAPVIPPSMAFIVFGVAANVSITQLFLAGIVPGILMGASLIIAWLIVVRKDNVKPLPKTSAKERLTATARAGWALGMPVIILGGIKAGIMTPTEAAVVAAVYALFVGMVIYRELKPADLFHVLLRAAKSTSIIMFLVCAALVSAWLITAANIPNEVAGYIEPLIDRPMLLMAAMMVLVFIVGTALDLTPTILILTPVLMPIVKQAGIDPVYFGVLFIINNAIGLITPPVGVVLNVVSGVGRIPLGKVTIGVWPFLVAETIVLALLVIFPDIVLVPLQYLR
- a CDS encoding TRAP transporter substrate-binding protein, giving the protein MRKLLLTTTAIAFAVGAAAPAMAEFNSRNIRVSNGINQDHPVGNGIQAMQACLDDKSGGKLKLTAFWGGALGGDLQATQALRSGVQEAVVTSSSPLVGLIPSLGVFDLPFLFANDKEADAVMDGAFGDMMNKKLEEQGLVNLAYWENGFRNLSNSKHAVTKWEDFSGLKVRVMQNNIFLDTFQNLGANATPMAFGEVFSALETNAIDAQENPYVTIDTSKFYEVQKYITETNHAYTPFLFLFSKPIFDSYAPEEQAALRECAIVGRDEERKVIRELNQQSLEKIKAAGLEVNTLSPEEQTRIREKSMVVYEKHKAEIGADVVDAVLADLKKIRGQ
- the acs gene encoding acetate--CoA ligase, giving the protein MSAKIYPVLKSAKARTLIDNERYQKWYQESVEDPEKFWDKHGRRIDWFKPYTKVKNTSFKGRVPIKWFEDGLTNVSYNCIDRHLKTHGERTAIIWEGDNPYIDKKITYNQLYDYVCRLANVLKKHGVKKGDRVTIYMPMIPEAAYAMLACARIGAVHSVVFGGFSPEALAGRIVDCESTFVITCDEGVRGGKPIPLKENTDKAIDIAAKQYVIVNKVLVVRRTGGKTGWAPGRDIWYHQEIATVKPDCPPAKMRAEDPLFILYTSGSTGKPKGVLHTTGGYLVYTSMTHEYVFDYKDGEVFWCTADVGWVTGHSYIVYGPLANCATTLMFEGVPNFPDQGRFWEVIDKHKVNIFYTAPTALRSLMGAGDQFVKRSSRDSLRLLGTVGEPINPEAWEWYYHVVGEDKSPIVDTWWQTETGGILISPLPGATDLKPGSATRPFFGVQPQLVDAEGNVLEGPADGNLCIIDSWPGQSRSVYGDHQRFVDTYFSTYKGKYFTGDGCRRDEDGYYWITGRVDDVLNVSGHRLGTAEVESALVSHHLVSEAAVVGYPHAIKGQGIYCYVTLMAGQNGDYALREELVKHVRNEIGPVATPDKIQFAPGLPKTRSGKIMRRILRKIAEDDFGALGDTSTLADPAVVEDLIANRQNRTA
- a CDS encoding DUF1013 domain-containing protein, translated to MAQQLLMPKATAVWLVDNTALSFDQIATFCKLHPLEVKAIADGEAAQGIKGLDPIATGQLSRDEIARAEANPNHKLKLSEPKVRVPESKRRGPRYTPVSKRQDRPNAILWLVRNHPELKDAQISRLVGTTKSTIEQIRDRTHWNSANLTPMDPVTLGLCSQIDLDLEVERASRGRPLPTAEELDNTLQPATATEGLEYSFQREEDEQIDADAVFKKLSSLKSTQKDEDEDDQY
- a CDS encoding YggS family pyridoxal phosphate-dependent enzyme, with product MEIEARLEDVRQRIADVAEKSGRKATDIALVAVSKTFDAEAIQPVIDAGQRLFGENRVQEAQGKWLALKERTSGLELHLIGPLQSNKAVDAVALFDVVQSVDREKIARALAEECARQGRSLRFYVQVNTGLEPQKAGIDPRETVAFVAFCRDELKLAVEGLMCIPPAEENPGPHFALLAKLAKQCGLEKLSMGMSGDFETAVEFGATSVRVGSAIFGAR